In the genome of Plasmodium yoelii strain 17X genome assembly, chromosome: 14, one region contains:
- a CDS encoding vesicle transport v-SNARE protein VTI1, putative codes for MSDSLYNDYKNNCYEYMKTVNYTEKIIKDNNSDQNKLLNIYEKAVNSAESMFKRMQLEVETNTIISDQQNELNEIQTKITEYKYKLKKYKDEFLENSLTKKNINNNFDDDREYLLTDIDIIEKGDVYINQSKILLDNSEYISNDVMRLLNKQKESLKKNISNISFVTDKLDIAKNIMKSLKNKDIFNKYRLYIIYIFILFTFSFITIVKYNRYVSTTIDTVTQKNNLIHDINNVNIQNEPHTPVNNLPNINETNITLNNLDDNNQSEQNNENTPSDNSTINQE; via the coding sequence atgtcgGATTCATTATATAATGATTACAAAAACAATTGTTATGAATATATGAAAACAGTTAATTACactgaaaaaattataaaagataataattCAGATCAAAATAAATTGCTAAATATTTATGAGAAAGCAGTAAATAGTGCTGAAAGCATGTTTAAACGCATGCAACTCGAAGTAGAAACGAATACAATAATTAGTGATCaacaaaatgaattaaatgaaatacaaacaaaaataacagaatataaatataaattaaaaaaatataaagatgaatttttagaaaatagtttaacaaaaaaaaatattaataacaaTTTTGATGATGATAGAGAATATCTTCTTACTGACATAGACATAATAGAAAAAGgtgatgtatatataaatcaatcaaaaatattattagacAATTCTGAATATATTAGTAATGATGTTATGAGACtattaaataaacaaaaagaatcactaaaaaaaaatatttcaaatatttCTTTTGTTACTGATAAATTAGATATtgctaaaaatattatgaaaagcttaaaaaataaagatatatttaataaatatagattatatattatttatatatttatattatttacattttcttttattacaATTGTAAAATATAATCGATATGTATCAACCACAATTGATACAgttacacaaaaaaataatcttATTCATGACATTAATAATGttaatatacaaaatgaaCCACATACCCCTGTAAATAATTTACCAAACATAAACGAGACAAATATAACACTAAACAATTTAGACGATAATAATCAAAGCgaacaaaataatgaaaacacACCAAGTGATAATAGTACCATAAACCAAGAATAA